Part of the Cryptococcus neoformans var. neoformans JEC21 chromosome 11 sequence genome, ATACCGTCTTCAATACGTATGCCTCTGAGAGTAACAACTCGATATCGTGGTCGCCCCAGTTTTGAGTGGGAAGGCgctgaaggaagatgattaTTTCCTGTAAGAAAACAAGGCCATCAGTGACGTCCGTGTACTGAGGCGGTCAAAAAAAAGCACCTGGAAATCCATCTCACGAAGGCGATCGGAGTATTTCACGAGAAGGGCTGAACAGACGTAAAGATGGAATTGAGAAAATGCGTCTGTACCTTCAGCCTAAGGGTCACGTACATAAGCAGGGCTCTACTCCATCGATAGGAAAAGGGACGATGGGATGAACTTACCAGATATGTATCCCACATCCTTATCGTACACTTTACACTTATCTCCCTCATCAACAAGCAATTCATCCATCTGAACGCAAATTGCATAAACTCGACGCCTTGTTCCTCGAAATGTGTTGCCAATGGCGTGTCAATACGCTTGATCAATTCAGACATCCGCTTGACAAGACGTTGAATACCAGGTTGTTGGGAGATGTAATTGTCCTGGATGCCGTTCAGGAGGGCGGTAAGGCACCAGAAAGAGTCGGATTCAATAGCGGAGAGGATTGATTCAGGCAGGTGAGAGATGTCGAATGATTCGGGATCAGTATCTGTGGTGTATTTTCTGGTCAGCTGTTTTATTCTTTCGAGGAAAAAGAACTGACCGATATATGCGCTGAGAAAGACTTCAAAAAACGGGGTGACGAGGTCATTTATACCCTGCACGTAGCCTGATGCAGGATGTCTAATAGCCCAGACATAGAGTATTCTCTCGAGGCTTCGCTGAGTCTTTTCGCAGCTCCATAATGGTACACCGGGTCTTGTCCTTGGGACGTCGATTTCAATTTGATGCCATATCTACTTTCGTTAGCTAAATGTCGAGAAGTGGGAGAAAAACACGACACACTTGTTGGTcaagagaagagagccCACGTCCAAAATACTGATCCACCAGTTGAGTATactcttttctcttgcGATTCAATGTTGTCAGTCGAGGCTGGACTGGTAAGGGTAGGTAATTCTAGTTCCAAGTCAATACGTGTCACTCCTTGAAGCGAAAAGAATCTTACTAGGAGCAGTTGCCAAACAATAGGCCTGACCTCCATCGGCACTCCGCTCCAAGCTAACCTTCTCAATTCACCCACATCCACCCCACCTTCGTCTCCTCTCAAGACCTTGGCGaacttttctcttcttctctctgaCCGCACACTACGCTGTCTGTTCATCCCGTCTTTTCGGCTTTTCATATTGGTAGCAGCAGTGGGAGTGGTGGGTGTATAGGATGGGGAAGCTGGTGCTGACGATAAAGGGTCGTTTGAGGcgaagaatgggaaagaggatgagcgGCTTGATGCTCGGGAGATGGCAGGTGAGTCGAGCGATAAGGAATGTAACAACTCAAGAGGATCACGAAGAATGTTTTCCACATCGACTCTGACCGCTTCTTTGCCTGTCTTGATCGGttcctgctcttcttctatgATTTCCTCCGGCTCGACAATCTCCCACGCCCCTCCTGGCGGAAGCCTCGACCCTCCAGCATGACCATGACCATGAGAGCGAAGAGCACCGTTGATGGCTGACGTCCCCGGAGCAGGAGGTGCGACACCTTCTGTAAATGTTTTCGACTGTGGTAAAGCTGGCCTTGTAGGCGATGAATTCGGATATGTGACATGGGTGTACGAAGTGGATGCCCAGCTGGCTGCTATCCCCTCTCCATCGTCTCTACTCTTCCTGCCGCCCCCGGGCATGGACATCGGCATACCACTTGGCTCTccgccatcctccttgTCTGAACTGCTGTCCCATGCATCCTCCCAATCCTCTGCGTCCTTCGTGACGAGGCCGAATGAAGACATGGGGGCGCCTCTAGGAATGGTTGGACGCGAGGATGGGCGGGGGAATATCGACAGGGAGGGATTGAGGGTAAGCGGATTGGCGGAATGTGGGCGTGTGGGCGGCTGGATGGGATGGGTCATAGTGCGGATGCAGCCATTtagagagaaaagagctGCAGAGTGTGCAAAATACTTGAAATGTGGTTGCCATCCCATGTCGCGTTGTCGCCATGTCATCACCTGTTTCCGCCGTCACTTTGCTCTTCCCCGTCCCCCTTTTAATCTTCTCGAGCGTTCATTATTTTGCCATCCCATAATACTCTTTCCCCAGAAACCATTGGACCGCTCCGGAGAGACCGTCAGCAAGCCGTTCGACACCACTGCAGTCCTCGTTAATCCCACCGTCACGTGCTTTGTGGTCGTTCCTTCCAATCTTCCGCCATATTCCGTTTCTTTAATTGTCCGCTTCCATTGCCATCGTCAGACCATGTCATACGGGAAACCGCTTCAGAAGAAACCAGTCTGATAGAATCTCTCTACTCTCAAGATGCAGGACGAACAACCCCCTCAGGGGAATGCCGGAATGAACGAAGACACACCAATGCACACACCCACGTCTCCACAGTCCAACTCTGCGAGCGGGGCcagccatcatccacaatCAGCCCTCCCACTGTGTTTGCCCCGCTTCACCACATCTACCAATGCATTTGGCCTtacttcctctccatcttcttcatcatcgtctcAACGATCAAATGATTATTTCGGCTCGGTGAGCGGATCTAGTATGGTGATTATACCCGGGATGGCAGCGGCAGCGGCGAGTGACAGGAAGGTCAGGAGACCAAGCATGTTGAGTTTGGCACAGAACGCGAGTTTTTTAAGTGAAGGAtcaggagaaggggaaagaacACCAATGGCATTAGTCGTAGACACAGCAGGGGAAAGGGACAAGAGGGGAGCGATGGATATGGTGGAAGATCCTTCAAGCAGCAAGGCGATAAGTCAATTCACAGGCGATGGGGGTCCCCTTCAACCTACGCCTCGTTGGCCTTCGAGTGGCTCCTTTCAGAGTAGTCTTCTCAGAAGATCGACATCAACATCTACAATACCGATGGAGACCCTCAAAACGTCTACACCCGTTCAAATTGAATCAGTTGACGAGGAGGCACGCGGAAACAGTGAGGTTGAAATGGCTACAGACTGGCTGAATAAGTCATCGAACCGAAAGGGTAAAGCTCGAGAAGGCTCCCCGTCAAATCATGACACCAAACTTCATCCCCGCCCACTCCCCTCTGCCCTCCTACAAACACTCATATCCGAATCAGCACCCCTTGAGCATGAAATCCAATCGGAAGCCCGTCTTCAGCGGCTACTCAGTTCCCACCCCGCCAAGCTGCCACTCACCCCACGAGCACCTCGCGGATCTAGGGGTCGGTTTCCTGACCAAGTCGGcggtgacgatgatgatgatgaactCGGTCTTTCGGCCTTCTCTGCCGCGGCCAGGCGGTGGGGTACAGGCAGACCATGGTCGAAGGAGGATTCAGACTCAGATTCAGATGATGGTCTACCTGCGGGGGAGGTGAATGCAGCTTTCGCAGCAGGGATGGACATGGATCGACCAGAGAGTAGTTCAAGTAATGCGAATACCAtgggaggtggatggggaGCAATGAGCGAATCTGGCAAATCGACACCCGGCCagggggaaagaagacggagTAACAGTGGAAGCAGGAGTGGCAGTGGCAGTGCGGGCCCTGGAGCTGGAACGGGCGCAGGGTATCCGTTCCCGAATACAATGTCAACGCCTGGTATGTCAACCCCTGGTGCTGGATCTCAAGTACAGACACAAGGCCAAGGACAGCAACCAATATCTGCTATTAAAGGTAGTAGCAAATTAAGCATGAGTGGGATGGTACCTTCACCTGGGAATGGTCTTCCCAATGCCTTTGGCGGGCTGGGGATGGGGACGGGTACTCCACTGGCCAGTCCAACTGTTGAGCGAAATGAGGTATGGCACATTATTCCTTATATTCTTATATTTTTACATTGTAATCACTAACGTAATAATACTTACAGCTTGTCGGTTCTCCCAACGCTCCGATGTCGAGCCCTGGGTTGATGCAATACCGCGAGTCTTTGGGCGGAAGTGCATCCCTACGACCTAATAAACGAAAAGGTAAGGGAAACCCTCACAAGTTGTAGATTATCGCTGATTTGCACTTCTGCAGCTCAAGAAGACAGGTTCGACCCGTACAAGCGTCCGCGCGCAgcttctccctccctcctctcttctcccgcTTTTCCCCTATCACCGTCGAGGCCAActtccattcccatccCGGCATCTCCCTCGCACGCTCCGTTGTATCCTTCCGCGTTATCGACCTCCCATCCACGCTCCGTCGGCGGTGTAGGCGCGCAAACACATCCGAGTAGCTCAAGACCGAATCATCCGTACACAAGACCGATGGCTAGTCGGTCCAGAGCAGCCAGTCCGGCTTTGAGCGCTGGGAGTGGGGGTACCAGTttgggaagggagaggtaTCTTGGGCAACACGTTCAGAATGGGAACAATGGACATGGCGGACAGGGGGCCTTGGGAGGGTTGGGTTTGCTGAGTTTGGCGAACAGagtgagagaggaggacgaaaaagaggaaaggggggagaggatggaagaagactaAGGCCGGAATAGAGTCAAACAGGGAATGTTGTATACAGTAGTATCTACCAAAATCTATAACATTGTACAAGTACAAGACAACATGCATACACCAACAGATCATGATTAGGCGGTCTGATACCACTGATTGTATGTACAGGCTGGCACGTTATATATAGTACAAGCAGATAGTACATGGTGCGAGTTGGCAAAATACAACAGATTACTTGGGCTTGTACACTGCAACAATAGTCAGTGGACAGCATGATGGCGCGAAAGACAAATAACGCACGATCTTCGTCCAGCAAtgtctcttcatccacgCAATCCTCCACCCATTTGGGGGTCACAATGTGTTTCCTTTTGGGCCTATCAAATAGTTCGGTTAGAGCCACAACATACATGACAGGACCAACTCACATGGCAgtcttcctcgtcaacTCGACGTATCTTCTCgaatcctcatcatccattaTAATGTGCGTGAGCTTGGGATCGGAGATGCTTCTCGCCACACGTCCACCATTCTCTATCAGCAGCTTCTCGACTTTGACGAGTCTGAGAAACTGATCAGCTCGATGCCCCCATGAGAGAATGGAGGACTAACCTTTCTTGGGTGTCGAAAGAGGGAGACGAGCTTTCCAAGCCGTTAACCGCAGCGTTCTTTGCAGTATCGATGTAAAATGCAAGGTGATAGAAAATCTTCCGCACCATCAGTATACATTCATACATCTGCCGTACACGGTGAAGAACGTACTCGATCTTCATCATAGTGCATTGCTTCTGGACTCTCTCCCATAAGTCCTTCCTGTCGATTTGATCAGCACTTTGTAGTAAAATGTCAGTCAGCAACGACCCACCTCCTTGTCATTCAACCCGCTGAGGGGAACCGCTCTGTAATCATCTCCGTTTACCCCAACATCTGATTCATGACTGTCGTTTTCtccgtcctcttcatcttcataaATCGCCTACGAGATGAATTTCAGCAATAATCAACATATCATGCGGTTACGGCGACGTACCCGGAGCCCCCTACTTCTTTCCGAATCCGTGtcactctcctccttcagcgacatctcctcttcaggTTCACTATCGGAATCTCCTGGACTCGCTCGTGATCTCAAACCCCATGCTTCCTGaagcttcttctgctccaGCGTTCTATTCGATTCTTTCTCTTTGAGATCTTCTCTGGCCATCCTTCGGTTCTTGGATTCTCGACTTTCTTCCACGTCAATCTCATCTTTGTCCTCACCATCCATGATCTCATCTTCGACATCGgcatcaccatcttcatcgacgAGTGCCCCGCCGGTACGATCGCGCACAAAAGAAACCTTATCGTATTGCTCAAGTGTCTTATTGTAATATCGCCcatcttgagcttcttccGATGCGAAGACCAGGAATCTGGCAAATGATTTAGCActtgaagaaaagacaTGCTGCGTGTAAAGAAAGGGCTTACTCCTTTAAGAAAGGCAATGCTGTCCTCCGCGCAATACTCTCAAATACCCACTCAGGTTTGATGACATTGACTCCGTGTCTGATCTGGGCTCGTACTAAAGGGTCTATCAATGAGTCAGCACATCTACTCACACGATCCCCAATCAATTATACAATACTGACTCTTTTGATCGGGAGAGATAACAATCGCCGATAGGTCGGACAGCTGCGCTTGCGTGAAATCTGCACCATGCTTATGCACAAGTGCTTCGAGATCAGCTTTAGGGTAGTCGGATGTGCCCTTCACAATAACTTATACTCATACGTCAGTGAAAGACAAGATAACCAAGGTTTGCGCGACTAACAAAACGTCATATCGCTGAATATGCTCGTTTCCACATCTGCATCTGAAAGCTTCTGACCTCGGAAGTTGCTGATGAGGTGGTTTTTCTGCATGTCACTTCAGTTGATTTCCTTACACAGCGGAGATCTACATGGGAACTTACTTTAGACCTGATCACCTtgcgcttcttccttttcctgctGCACTGTTAACCTTCTGATCCCGTCAACAGAAGACAATGGCACTCACCCAGGACCTTGACTATCGTCATACGACCTCTTGGGCCTTGAGAAGAGGTCCATGAAGTCTGTCCGTTTTATGAGTTTCCTAGTCTTATAAAAAAATCCTTGACCTACCGTCCACAGACATCTTTTCGCCAATTTGATCAGCATTAAATCTGACTTTCGGGGCCAAATAGACTTACACTAGTCCACATATCCCTCTCTTTCGACTCATCATCGAGCGCATAGTCTCGACTATTCTTGTCGTAGTAAATGTATTTACAGCGTGGAAAACGAAGAGTAAATCCTATTCCATAGCCTCCTGCGCGTATCGTTAGAACAAAACATCGAAAAGAGCCTTTGGACAGCGACCGACCTGCCGGCACGATTTCAGACGCCTTTACTTCGATGACGAAAGAGCTATACAGCTATCAGCAACTATTTACATTTTGAATTTCTGTCCAGAGTAACATACTTTTCCGGCTCGATATAAACATCCGCTAAATCTCATTTAGCTCATCATATCAGAGCGTTTGGATCAACTCACGCTTGTCATCGAGACCCACTGGCCCAAGCTTCATGAAAGGGGGTGGGTTGGACCTATCAAAAGGTCTCCAATGCTTCTTGTGTTTATTCCTGCATTGTGATAGGTGAGTAGGTGAGCACCTCATTGAACGCAAGTGCATGAGGTGACTTACAAAATCCACTCGTAGTCCGAGTAGCTCATTCCAGAACCGATTGAACAGAAAGTCTTGAAGCTGTTTCATCATCAGTCAACCCCAACTTCCTTAACAGGCAGATAGATTAATAATCGTTACCTTGGTCTTTCCACTGTACCATCGTCAAACGCCTGTTCTCTTAACCCGCAGAGTAATCTTGAAATCTTCCCTGAACGTCCTCCTTTACCCCACCATCCGCCCAACACCAAGACTTCTAAATTCTATACAAACGATATCAGTCGTTGCTT contains:
- a CDS encoding tbc1 domain family protein, putative produces the protein MTHPIQPPTRPHSANPLTLNPSLSIFPRPSSRPTIPRGAPMSSFGLVTKDAEDWEDAWDSSSDKEDGGEPSGMPMSMPGGGRKSRDDGEGIAASWASTSYTHVTYPNSSPTRPALPQSKTFTEGVAPPAPGTSAINGALRSHGHGHAGGSRLPPGGAWEIVEPEEIIEEEQEPIKTGKEAVRVDVENILRDPLELLHSLSLDSPAISRASSRSSSFPFFASNDPLSSAPASPSYTPTTPTAATNMKSRKDGMNRQRSVRSERRREKFAKVLRGDEGGVDVGELRRLAWSGVPMEVRPIVWQLLLNYLPLPVQPRLTTLNRKRKEYTQLVDQYFGRGLSSLDQQIWHQIEIDVPRTRPGVPLWSCEKTQRSLERILYVWAIRHPASGYVQGINDLVTPFFEVFLSAYIDTDPESFDISHLPESILSAIESDSFWCLTALLNGIQDNYISQQPGIQRLVKRMSELIKRIDTPLATHFEEQGVEFMQFAFRWMNCLLMREISVKCTIRMWDTYLAEGTDAFSQFHLYVCSALLVKYSDRLREMDFQEIIIFLQRLPTQNWGDHDIELLLSEAYVLKTVWQGAENHFKDLPPGGGGFGMLGR
- a CDS encoding DNA ligase (ATP), putative; this encodes MAVHAPYNHAPPPTQEINGQKPTLAPAITLERPADCINRGQYPAFYIICGYLNRLRADAPHKKYELLTRIFGNWREKVGPDLYPLIRLLLPDKDRERPVYNLKESMLARCYIDILSLEKHSEAAQRLIKWKQPAGNSPNPTGDFAKVCYNEIKARSTVEEGQLSVEAVNMLLDKLAVGKMKQKDYVPILKAINMQCTAEEQEWIIRIILKDLHISIRERGVLSAFHPDAIDLYNVCSDLKRVCWTLYDPGFRLNKNETHLELFHSFLPQLCGRMNDASLENIAKAIGAPKEFIMEEKLDGERIQLHMRGNGAQWFYCSRKAKDYTYLYGAHPGEGSLTRYIATAFQDNVRNVILDGEMMVWDPVVERYLAFGTLKSAALDHFNDETAPRPCFKVFDILFLNDHCLSRKRLSERKRLLRSGKIFKNIENYKGRLEFVDEKRGKNAKDIREYLERVVETKGEGLVVKKTDVIYQTNSRGYDWIKVKPEYSDQMGENLEVLVLGGWWGKGGRSGKISRLLCGLREQAFDDGTVERPSFKTFCSIGSGMSYSDYEWILNKHKKHWRPFDRSNPPPFMKLGPVGLDDKPDVYIEPENSFVIEVKASEIVPAGGYGIGFTLRFPRCKYIYYDKNSRDYALDDESKERDMWTSMSVDDFMDLFSRPKRSYDDSQGPGKRKKRKVIRSKKNHLISNFRGQKLSDADVETSIFSDMTFFIVKGTSDYPKADLEALVHKHGADFTQAQLSDLSAIVISPDQKNPLVRAQIRHGVNVIKPEWVFESIARRTALPFLKEFLVFASEEAQDGRYYNKTLEQYDKVSFVRDRTGGALVDEDGDADVEDEIMDGEDKDEIDVEESRESKNRRMAREDLKEKESNRTLEQKKLQEAWGLRSRASPGDSDSEPEEEMSLKEESDTDSERSRGLRAIYEDEEDGENDSHESDVGVNGDDYRAVPLSGLNDKEEGLMGESPEAMHYDEDRIFYHLAFYIDTAKNAAVNGLESSSPSFDTQERLVKVEKLLIENGGRVARSISDPKLTHIIMDDEDSRRYVELTRKTAMPKRKHIVTPKWVEDCVDEETLLDEDLYKPK